The genome window TGATTTGTCGCTATTTCAATTATACCACATAAGGGGCTTTCCTCTTGTTTTTATCGCGTGATCCTATATGTAGTTTTCAAGGTCCAAATCTCGCTTCTCATCTATTCTTGAGGTGGGAAAGTTGAGTATATAATATATAACAAGGAACTCTTGGTTCTTTTGTGCCGGACAGTGCAAAAAAAAAACATCTATCTGCCATGGCTGCAAGATACCTCTGTAAAATAAACCTATTCGGGATCTATCCTGTCAGGCTTTAACTCTATGCAGGGTTCTCCCCCATAAGGGCAAATCCATAATTACCGACATTATGTTTTGAGTTATAATTCTCCTTGAGTCACATTATTATTTGCGGGGTATAAAAAAATGAAATTATTGTTTGGTTCCGCTCAGGACATAGGAAAACGAAAAGAGCAGCAGGATGACTTTTATGTTTCAGACCCTTGCCGGACAGACGGATCTAATCCGGGACTTCTTGTCGTTTGTGACGGGATCGGTGGTCTTCCTTGCGGAAAAGAGGCGGCGCAGATCACCTGTGATGCCGTAAAAAATTCCATCATGAGTGAGAAACGGATCTCTGATATCCACGGCGCATTGCTTAAGTCACTTCGGGACGCAAATAGAGCCCTGTTGGATTTCATTGTATCCAAAGGAAAAGTAATGGAGTGCGGGTGCACTTTAGTCGCAGCAGCTTTACAGGATGACATGCTCTTTTGGATATCCGCCGGAGACAGCCATATCTATCATATATCAGGCAAAAGTATCACACAGCTGAACGAGGATCACACTTACGGGAAGGTCCTCGATGCCGCCGTGGCAAGAGGCGATATTGACAAAAGCATTGCTGATAAACACTCAAAAAGAGATGCTCTGACAAGCTTTGTCAGCTTTTGGGAGGTGACGAAAGTCTCATCCGGCAAAATGCGCATTTTACCCGGAGATTCTGTCCTGCTGTGTTCAGACGGACTTTACAGGGAACTTTCCGAGGATGAGATGATTGACGCGTACTACCCGGATCCGATGAAATGGGCAGGCCGCTTGATAGAGAAAACATTGTTGAAGAACGACCCTTATCAGGACAACGTCACGGTTGTCATAGCATCCGCTCTAGAATAGCAAACCGTTCGAGGAATCACTCATGGCGTGTTGTCCAGATCAGCTGGATTCCTCAGGGAGAGGGCCATCTAAAGTAATATAAAAAAAGCACATTCTGATCAATTACTGCCTCTTGCAAATTTTTTTTTGAACTCTTCGTATGGAATGCTGTCAGCGATTTCAATGCCCATTCGGGCAAGAAGATTCGGTATGGTCTTTTGCCTTTCCATAAATACGCGGAGCTGATCCATGCTCCACGGGCGGCTTGAGAGCTCCCTCCTGTGCGGAATTTTCAATCGTTGCTCAAAGGTGATGAGTTGAAGGTCTTCAAATTTGATAGGCCTACTGGCACTATCATGGGAAATGCTTGAAGCCCGGTCATGGGTCTTGCGACAGATGTTAGGATATTCTTCTGTCTTAGGGTTTATATGGTTTTCTTCCGAGGCAATGGTTTTATGGGCAACTGAAATTTTCCCAAGAAGGTCGCTTACACCCTCCTTCAATGCCCTTTCTTCCAGGTAGTACGGGTTCGGTTTGAGAACGCCGTCCGATGCAAACAATACCCGGCCCCACTCAAGGTCCTTGGGAATGTTGCGAAACTTGGCAGCCGCAAGCCTTTCTATGATCGTATCTTCGATCGAGACGACAAAAATTGCATGTCCGGAATATTTAACCTTGCCCACCCTTCCGCATCGGGGTTCGGACACGAATTTCACTGACAGTTCATGTTCAATGCTGCAAAGACGGTCCCCTAGCCTGGCAAAACCGTTGTTTTCCAGCAAGGCCTCATGGAACGGGATGTTTTCAGAGAGGAGATCAATGTTTATATATGAATAATTGCCTCCGGTGTATAATTCCGTCGCGCTATCAAAGGCAAGGATAGGAACCGGCCTTATTTTCTCCTTACGTATAAGCTCATACAGCCGAGACATGAAAAAAACCTTCTTTTCAATTCCTGTCAGCCTGTCGGTAGATATTTCTTTGAGTTCCATGTGCCGCCCCCCTTTCCCTGATCGTTTTCCATATTCCGTTCATGTTGTCCGGCCTGTCTGCCCCGCACCGTTGACGCAGGTTCGGGTACAGGGCAGCGGCAGTCTTTTTCTACAGGAATTGCCCAAGCAACTACAGGCGATTCACGCAAGGGCTGCTGCGGCTAAAGAAGCTCGTATACATAATGACGCATAGCTGTGAAATTCCCCTCTTCGCTGCTCACGCAAGAACTCGCGGTCACCGATGAGATTTCCTTAATATCCTTATGATAATGCCCGAAGAACCACTTTTTGAAACGCAGCTTGCGGCTTACGTGTTCCAGGTAAGGGGATACGGGGTCGTATTCGTAGACTTTATCCCCAAAAGACTCCCTAAGAGGCGGAAGCCCCATTGCATCTACGGCTCCGGACGGTCCCGCGTGGGTCACAACAAAGTCCACTTCCCAGTTGTGTTTTTCAAGCTGGTTCAGCCCGTAGCAGTATTCGGCGGTCGACGGCTCTTCCTGTGACCACCAGCTTATACCTTCGCTTCTGTAGTTTTTGTCCACGGAGATCCCCCCGCCGAAACACCATATCTTTCTGCCGTCTATCGTATATACATGTCCCCGCTGTCGGAGATGCAGCACGGACGGGCGCAGCACACCGACCTTTCCTCCGTACCCGGACTCAACGGGGAACCGCATGAGCCTGTTGAAATTTTCATGGTTACCGTCGATAAAAAGCGTTGTGAAAGGCATATTTTCGAGTTTGTCCAGGGTGTAGTCTTCCAACCGTTTGTATTTTGTGGAATCGTCCCACCAAATGACTCCGAAGTCTCCCGCAATGATAACAACGTCCTCTTTCGTCAGAGGTGTTTCTCTGCTTTTTTCTTCACTCTTGCAGAGCGCCTCTAATCTGGGTAGCGGCTCTGAGTGTGTGTCGCCGGTCACGAATATGGCCATGTCGTTTTTACCTCTCTCATATCGGTATTTGGTAATTAATTAAGGTCCGCACTTGAGTACGGCGGCGGAGCGCCGTTTGGTGATTTCCGTGCCTGTTGAGGCTGCGCGGTCGGCCTCTGGAGATCCCGCATATTCGGCTGCGGAACACCGGACATTATTGAAAATCAGCGCTTCTGACCTTTGTTGCTTTTGGCTGCTCTTTTATAAGGGAGCGGGAAGAACGTTGCCGCATATATATCTTCCCGCTCTCCGCAAGGCTATTCCGGGAAAATGCCCTTGCTTGCCTAACTTTTATTTCTTATCCCGCGTCAGGCCGTGTATCCCCACCATCTTTTCTATCCACTTCTCAGTCTCGGTCAAGGCATCGTTGCCGATCAAAACAACACGTTCGCTGTTCTTATCGAAATCGGTCTCGTAATCCAACAGATAGTACCTGTCGTCCCGGGTCACCCTGAAACGTACCATAGGATAGCTGTAAACAAGGCCTTCCACCATGGTCCCGTGATAGATCTCAAGGAGGTCATCCCTGTCGATCTCGTTACGTGGCATGTCGCCCCACTTCAGCTCCTTGTCGGAGACCGTCTCAGAATCGTCGTCCAACGCACCAAGCGTCGTATCCCTGAGCCTGGACCCGATAAACATCGTCTGCAGGTCTTCTGACGGATCGTCGGTGCAGAAGTTCCTCCAGCCACCTGCCTTTTCAGTCAGTTTTGCGATGACCCTGACGTGCTCGTGAAGTTCCCCTGAAATCAAAACGCCGCTTGTGTCATTTTCTTTGAACAACTTGGTTGCCCCCTTCGATTTTTTGGCATATCCCTTAATGGCCGGGATATGCAATTAATTTGACCGCTGGCTCCTCATCTTCTTTGTTCCCTGAATTACAGGGGCAGAAAACAAACGAGTTAAACATCATAGTTGCCGGAGAACGACATGATTTTTTTCTGTTGGGAAGTGCGGGAGGGGGAGTCCCTCCCACACTTAATCCCCTACTTATTTTTTCCGCGCAACAAAGGAACCAAGCTCAGGAAAATCAAGGCAAATCCTGCAGCCGGACCGGTGCTGCATCCGCCGCCTCCTCCGCCCTCAGATGGCGCAGGATCAGGTGTAGGGTCAGGGTCAGGTGTCGGTACGGGATCAGGTTCGGGTGCAGGATCTGTTTCCCGCGCGTTCAGCCTGCATGTTGCGACCAGGGATCCTTCTCTCAACGTTACCGTGTAAAGACCTACAGTTGTTGGTGTTACTGTGATATTTCTGCCGCTCTGCGTGTAGAAGGTATTGGGATCAATATCCCAGACAAAGTCGCTGTCGGTCACACTCGCGTTTGCCGGTTCAACAGTAGCTTCAAGTGTGACTGACTTGTTTACCTGAATATCTACTGTCTCGTTTTCGGAAAGCGTTTCGCCTTCGTGTTTGATGGCGACTGAAGTCGCAGGCACCGGGGCATTGGTCACTGTTACCGTGACCGTGTTGCTCACCGTTCCGTTTCCGTCCGCTGCCGTTGCATATATCTCAACTTCCATATCCGTATCAACAGATCCTGTCTCTATTGTATGAACTCCGTCTGAAGTCGTTACGGAAGCAACTGCCGTGTTGCTGGAGGTGAAGGTCACATCCTTGTTGTCAGCGGTGTATGGAAGGACTGTTGTGACATCTATTTCAGCTGTGTCTCCCTCCACTATTCCGTACGCAGACGGCGTTATAATCAGTTCCTTCACCGGTATCTCTATGTCAAGACCCCTCGCGTCGCCGAGGACTTCCTTTGATTTCTTAACGGATGCCGCCGCGTCAAGGAACCCTGTTTTTACGTATCCGCCTATTGTAGTGGCGGATTCTCCGTTATGGGGAGCCACTTTCTGATTCCTGCTGACGTTGGCGCCCGCAATTATCAGTTCTTTTATCTCAGCTGCCGTAGCATCGGGAAACAGCTGCCAGAGCAGAGCGGCTGTTCCCGAGACGTGCGGTGCCGCCATGGACGTTCCGCTTGCGGTCCAGTACTCTCCTGGACGGCCGAGGCTGGCTATTTTCATGCCCGGAGCTGAAAGATGAGCCTGTGCGTCTTCAGGTCCGGCGGTGCTGTAGCTGCTGAACGGGGCCAGATTCCTATTTGAATCGTGCGCCGCCGCCGTCAGGAAGTTGTCCGCGCTTATGCCCCCGCAGGCGGGCATGATAGTCACGAGCTGCCCATCTGCATCTTCCCAGATGCCATCATGCAGGTCGGCCGCTATATTGCCGGCTCCGTGTACCACAAGAAGCCCGGCATCGGACGCCCTTTTGTAGTCACTGAGCATATCCTGGACCACAAAGTTATCCAAGGGTGTGCCGCCTCCCGTGGTTCCAAACGCACGTTGTATTATCATTCTCGGTTCTCTTCCTGTACGTTCCTCAAGGGTATCGTAGAGTTCACCCAATATCCAGTCGAAGGCCTCTGTTTCACCTGAATTGCCGTATATGAATACAGGGATTATTTTCACCTTGGAACTGCATCCGGCTATTCCGATATCGTTGTGCCTTGCCCCGACTATCCCGGCCACGTGGGAGCCGTGCAGGGCCCGGTCGTAACCACAGGTGCTTGAAACGTCGTTTTTTGTCTTCCAGTCTGAGGCTTTTATGATCTCAACGATGTATCTGTATTCAGTGTCGCTGTAGTGCACATAGGCACCTATAAAATCTTCGTCGGTTTCGGGGTCGTAACCAAGGCGGATAAACGAACCCCGCAGATCCTCGTGGTCGAGCGCGATGACTTCCTCCATGACGACCACAAAAACTTCTTCTGTTGAAGCGCTAAGCCTTGAGTCAAATGCGTTCCATACGACATCGAGGTTTGAGTCGTCAATTCCCCACTGCCTGTCAATGTACAAATCATCGGCGGCGGTCTTTGTGTAATCGCTTGTGATTCTGGGGGCGTATGTGTCGTTGACCTGCAGATAATCAGGCATCTCCAGCCCGTCGATAATTGACGAGGCGAAAGCTATCCCGAATACTGAGATTAGTGCTGTTATGGCCACAAAACAAGTGAAGAGGTTTCTTTTGACGAAACGTCCTGAAAGGAATGTTTTTGGCATGGTTTTTGTCCCTCCGTTAAAAGGTATTTTCAACATTAGAGTCATTAGAGAAGTGAGTTGCTCGGAGAAACTGTTTTTTTTTTTACTTCCCTTTTAACGGCAAAATTATTATACCATTTTTTATTAATGCTAAACAACTGTTATTTTGTTTTAATTCAAATTTTTATTGAAACTTAGGCTGCGACAAATAAAAAACGGTCATCGAAGCCATTCCCAAGTCAGTTTTTTTGTTTTATTCTCCGGAGATTTCTTCATCGCGCTTCTTTGTTTTATTCCTTTTTCTTATCTTATCCATATCAAGCTTAGGTATCTTCGCCCTGCTTTCCATTGACTGCGCTATCCAGCTGTAGAAGTCGGGAATTTCATCAGAGACGATGACAGGCCTTGTTATATCGCAGGCCTTATATCCCAGGGCCTTCATTGTCCTGTATCTCGCCTCCTCTATGGCATCATCCGGAAGGAGCATATATGGAGACAGGACAGCCATGACCTCATTGGGGATGTTTACCTGCATTCCTTCGAAAGGATCCCGTTTGTGCCTTTTCACAGCGTCTTCATACTCTTTTGCGATGAATCCGATCTCATACAGGATGTTTTTCGCGTCTTTATTTGCCGTCTGAGGCAGGCGATCAAGGTTTTTTATCCTGTAGCCGCTTTTCTTAAGGTAGTCTGCCGTATCTTCCGGAGGGATCGCCCTGAAACAGAAACCGCCGTTTCCGTAGGCTTCACGGGTTATAAAATCATTTTCGAGCAGTATTTCCGGAACAGATGACATGTTCGCGGATGTCCAGATCACAAGTGATTTTCCCGTCATGCTCTCCAGGGCTCTTGCTAAGGCCTCCCTTTGCTTTTTTGTCCAGAGGTCAAGCGAGAGGGCGTAAAAGGACGATTCGGGAAAGAGCGATGCAGTTCCTGCTGCCCACGGTATATACCTTTCTATTTTGCCGTATTCTCCGGTCTTGAGCATTATCGTGTCCGCTGATCCGGCCATGTAGAGTGCAACTCCCTTTCCCAAGTTCCTGCAGACAGAGGTCCGGATCGGAGCGGTGGCCTCTTTAAGAAATGCCCCGAGAAAATGGGAGCTGCCTTCCGGAAATGTCCCGGAGTAAAACTTGAATGTTTCCATATCGTCGTCCGATATGAATTTTTTCATTGCATAAGAAAAAATAAGGCTGCCTTCGGGTTTTGAAAGCATATTGACGGTTTCTCCGGCAAACCTGGCGAAAACGGGGGTGAGCTTCGGCACTTCGTGGACAGGGCTATCCCATTCCGGTGAGGCCATCCACATCCTGAAAGCAGACCTCGCAGCCGCTTCAAGAAGTGACAGGGAAGCGCTCTCCCAGAACCACTGCGTCATTTCCTCAGGGCGCTCTGTGGATGAGATCACGGCAGACGCGGCGAATGACGCGAAATCGTCAAGCGTAGTCACAGATGGGGCGAACAGCGCTTCAAGAAGAAAATCTATGTCCGTGACATGCGGTACGAATTCCATGTACTCGTTGTACTCATCGAGCGCGACATTTAAGGAGAAGGAGCGGATCTTCTTCTCATCCTCACCCGATGCTGACATGAACATCTTGTCAAGCGGCAGCCCTGAACGGACAAGCGTTTCTCCGTCCGGGAACATAACTGTGTCGAAAGGCCTGTTCTTGCAGAAAAAGAATTCCTCTTTGATGTGCTTTTCTGCAAGGGAGAAGCTGTTCGTCGGAGCGAGCCGCCTGCTCATGGCGAGTGAATTTTCAAAAAAAGTCGCGGGAACGACATCAGGTCTGGAAGCTAAAGATGCCGCCCTGTTTTTATTCCTTAAAAGCCAGTGCTGCATAACTTCATCTGACGGGCCAATATATCCGGTAGATCTCATGGCATTTACCTCCGGTTTGATTTATGGAGTCATGTGAGTTGGTTTGGCAGGCTTACGCAGCCTGAAGCGGTATTTGAGGTGTTGAAATGTTTACGGTTGGTTGTTGTTTCAGAGATTATACATCAGAAAAGATTACTTGTCATCATCCCGTTTTAAGAATCAACCCGGCATAAGCAGCATCGCAAATCTGGAAATTATCTAGGAAATGAGACTGTCATTTATACGAGCTGTTTTTTTATGCTGTGAAAAACTCAAGATAAGATCCGGAACAGACATCCTTCGGGACTCGCGAAACCTTCAGCCTCAGATACGGCCGATTGTCCCCAAGAAAGAGCGGGCTGTCTAAAAGAAAATTTTGAATTGATGCCTAGGTCATTTGAGCAAGAAACCGCAATATTTTTACAGCCTCAGGGGATAGGTCAGTTATCAGGAACTGTTGATATGAAGGAACGTATAGCTTCGCGGAACGAAGGGGCGATTTGCAAGAGCTCTTCAAGCGAACTGTCCATGACTCCGCCCGAAATAAGAGTATCTTTGGCAGCCGCTTCGCTGTCTGCCGAAGCGAGCCGCTTCATGGCTGATACGAACCAGTCGCCGTAGGCTTCAAGCGCTGTGGCGCAGGCCGGGGCGAGAGTGTCCGGACAGTCTTTATAAATAGCGAGGATATCCGCTATGTCTTGAGCCGCCTCTGTGATTTTGGTGTTCAAACCCCTGTCGCAGTATGACAAAAGTTTGTATGTCATCAGGTCCGTATCGTTAAGGGCGTTGACCCCATAAAATTTCTCCGGTGTACCGAAATTGAACCGTTGTTCGCACATAAGATCCATTCTTACGGTAGTCTCGCCGTAAATTGCCCACACCATGACCGTATCTTTGTCTATGTATGGCTCTCGCTTCATTTTGAGGTCCGTGGATGCGTGAACGCGGGACTTTGTGCTGTTGAACGGGCCGATTTCATGAGAGAGAAATGCAATGTCCGCGGCTCTCCTGTAACCCCCGTGCCTGATGGAAGAGAGGGCCCCTCCGCTCAAACGGAATCTGCCGGTTTCAAGAAATCCGCAGTCGATGTGTTCTGTTATGATCTCAATTATTTCTTTCGGAGAAGTGCTGTTGGACCATTCCTGCCTGGAGATCGGCACCCCGCCGCCAAACTTTGCCGCCAGCCTTTGCAAGAGTTCCCTTTCATCATCGTTCAGCCAGTCATTCCTGATATACTTCGAAAAGCGGCAGTCCAGGAGGGTGAAAGCGTCAAAAGCTCCCATCTCCTTCTCCTGTGTGTCCCACAGCAGGAGTAATAGG of Synergistaceae bacterium DZ-S4 contains these proteins:
- a CDS encoding metallophosphoesterase — encoded protein: MAIFVTGDTHSEPLPRLEALCKSEEKSRETPLTKEDVVIIAGDFGVIWWDDSTKYKRLEDYTLDKLENMPFTTLFIDGNHENFNRLMRFPVESGYGGKVGVLRPSVLHLRQRGHVYTIDGRKIWCFGGGISVDKNYRSEGISWWSQEEPSTAEYCYGLNQLEKHNWEVDFVVTHAGPSGAVDAMGLPPLRESFGDKVYEYDPVSPYLEHVSRKLRFKKWFFGHYHKDIKEISSVTASSCVSSEEGNFTAMRHYVYELL
- a CDS encoding S8 family serine peptidase, coding for MPKTFLSGRFVKRNLFTCFVAITALISVFGIAFASSIIDGLEMPDYLQVNDTYAPRITSDYTKTAADDLYIDRQWGIDDSNLDVVWNAFDSRLSASTEEVFVVVMEEVIALDHEDLRGSFIRLGYDPETDEDFIGAYVHYSDTEYRYIVEIIKASDWKTKNDVSSTCGYDRALHGSHVAGIVGARHNDIGIAGCSSKVKIIPVFIYGNSGETEAFDWILGELYDTLEERTGREPRMIIQRAFGTTGGGTPLDNFVVQDMLSDYKRASDAGLLVVHGAGNIAADLHDGIWEDADGQLVTIMPACGGISADNFLTAAAHDSNRNLAPFSSYSTAGPEDAQAHLSAPGMKIASLGRPGEYWTASGTSMAAPHVSGTAALLWQLFPDATAAEIKELIIAGANVSRNQKVAPHNGESATTIGGYVKTGFLDAAASVKKSKEVLGDARGLDIEIPVKELIITPSAYGIVEGDTAEIDVTTVLPYTADNKDVTFTSSNTAVASVTTSDGVHTIETGSVDTDMEVEIYATAADGNGTVSNTVTVTVTNAPVPATSVAIKHEGETLSENETVDIQVNKSVTLEATVEPANASVTDSDFVWDIDPNTFYTQSGRNITVTPTTVGLYTVTLREGSLVATCRLNARETDPAPEPDPVPTPDPDPTPDPAPSEGGGGGGCSTGPAAGFALIFLSLVPLLRGKNK
- a CDS encoding protein phosphatase 2C domain-containing protein; translated protein: MKLLFGSAQDIGKRKEQQDDFYVSDPCRTDGSNPGLLVVCDGIGGLPCGKEAAQITCDAVKNSIMSEKRISDIHGALLKSLRDANRALLDFIVSKGKVMECGCTLVAAALQDDMLFWISAGDSHIYHISGKSITQLNEDHTYGKVLDAAVARGDIDKSIADKHSKRDALTSFVSFWEVTKVSSGKMRILPGDSVLLCSDGLYRELSEDEMIDAYYPDPMKWAGRLIEKTLLKNDPYQDNVTVVIASALE